Genomic segment of Schistocerca nitens isolate TAMUIC-IGC-003100 chromosome 9, iqSchNite1.1, whole genome shotgun sequence:
AGGAGAGGGAAATTCCGGTGTACGGTCTCATCGCAGAATTAGATTAGGCGGTAGTGAAAGTCTCATCACATAGTCCTTGATTGCAATTTCACTGTTAATTCATCAGACTGTTGTACAATCATTCGAAAATAGAGAATTTACTTTCATTTTCTCGTAAATCTATAAAAAGTGAAACGAACGCTCCTTTCAATCGTAGTGCTAATTGAGACGCCGATAATGTCCACACATCGATTCTGTATCGCACAAATTATTATTCTTGTGAGTTATGCTCAACCGATGTGTTGAGCATtaatataaactgtttattattattgcattaaattttttatgtattttattgttattaaaccCCAGGGAACTGTAGTACTTTACAATTGAGGGCGACAGTAAACTACATAGACTGGGTGGGAAGGGATATTATAATAAGAAACTgagcaaccctcccccccccccccccccaaacacccaCCCATCAGAACCAAAACCCGCATCTGTGCCTCGTATTCGAGTTGATACGAGTTGGAGAACTGAATATCAATCAAGTTCATTATATTTTCAAATAACtttcgggaattcagccaggtaacactttcagcgaccgccgatatttcggcgggagaacacctcgccattttcaaggcagtttGCCTttaaatggcggggtgttctcccgccgaaatatcggcggtcgctgaaagtgttacctggctgaattcccggaagttatttgaaagttgtatacgccaggagaaactcaggtctcacaatttCATTATAGATGTACGCGATGGTTCATTCACAAAGACAAGTCAGGGGAGGTCAGCTGCACTGTGTGACTGACGTGCAGTGAGAAACGACAGAATGCGGCCCAAATACTGCGTCgcttgcactttcaaattacaaCTAATCTCTTGGCTGCCGCACAAAATGATCAATGCTTCCCATTGACAACAGCCACGAAAAAGACGCCTCCCTCCTGACGATGATGGTTAACCATCGAAACACGTGGTGCATAAAATATATTTTAGTGGCTGACACAGCAttatatgtttatttttcatttaaaatgcTGAGGCACTATTGTATTTCTTCCGAAGGTAGGCCATGGGTGAAATATGAACTTAAGTAAACGGGGTCTTTACCGTAAAGATTACTTATCAaataagctcactggacaaaaaatATTACACCTCTAGAGCAGCATTTAACACCACGTAATTCCACCTCTGGACTTGATAACCGTCTGGCTTTGGTTAGGAAGTTAGTCTTCAAGGTTGTGGAGGTACATCGCGTCCAGGCTAAGCCACTTGCTCGGGATTTGATCCCTCAATCCCACCATATTGCGGGGATGCTGAATTCGGCGTCTTATCCGCTGTTCCAACATGTCGCACAGATTTTCTCTTGTGTTCaaatcaggtgattttgcaggcaaATCGAAACGTAGTATGGTGAGAGAGTGTTCAGAAAAACAATCACACATTCACGAACTTTGAGCATGCTGCAAGtgaaaaatctgcaagtgaaaaatAAGTCCGTAACTTGTtttatgatggaaataaatgattgTAGCTCTGTCATAAGTTCCATTAAGaagcatttttttctatttcttgatggtgactagttttggaCACCTATGTCCATTTTCAAAACCATCTGCATCGTAAGTGTGACGGCATTATGGCCGACTCAAGAACAGTAAATAGACGACATAGGGCAGACAGTTTTCCAGTCTCTGTCCTATGTGGTCTATTTACTGTTGTTGAGGGCCACAGTGCCACTTTGATCGCCAATGCAGGAGTAATTTTTGTACATAGGCTTTCGCCTGTATTGTCACATTTACGATACAGATGGTTTTGAAAATGGACAgaggtgtccgaaactagtcatcttCAAGAAATAGAAAAGATGCTTCTTACTGGAACTTATGACTGGACTACAATCTTTTATTTCAGTCACGTATTCTACCATCCCAACGTACTGTGCTATTGTTTTTATGTGCCTGCTGAGCAGTTGCCTCTTGCGAGATGACCATCGCGCACAATTCCGGTCGCgatgttctctcgctaacaggtcGGGATGGACCTTCCTTCACGGCCTGCAGCGAAGTTGATTTACAACCCACGAAACACGTCTTCGGTCCTTCTCGACAAAAAAAAAAGGGACCACATGTTTCGTGGCCATGTGATGTGTTTTACACCACTGCCTGTAGTCACGCTGAATAGCCCGCCTCGAAACTCCAACAAACCCAGCAACTTCACACGCAGTACGGCCACAGGCACGGCCAAACACTATTtcccctttttgccactctgtcaggTGCTGGTATTCACACATGTTTACATACAATGTCTTCTTGAAACACATATGTCTtactgatcgctactgccttacgctcacgtagaggcagtgcgCGCACAGTTAAGCACATGACTCGATTACTGCGCTATCTGTAAGGACTGACCATGACCAGTACGTCTGCACTGGGGTAACtaattttgtccggtgagcttacagTTTTACTAAGTAGGACAATAATTCGTAGTGAAGTCAGTGACGGCTCGTAATCCCGTTCTGCAAATCTATTGCAACCAGCTCGTTTACGGATCCATATTTACTGGTTTTGGCTTatatcagttttcgctattaattatgaatTTTGCTATGGACATCAGTACACTGTACTTCCATTGCTAGTTCATTTTAGTCCGCGATGATTCATTCAGAAAGAAGAACCCGTCGATGAGGCAAGGGAAACCAGCTGCACAGAACGTCCCCCCAGCCCCTATTCctccttttaaaaaaatttaaaaaaaataaaaaataaacaaaaaaacggCTCGCAGTCCCTGAAACGACACATGTACCATTTCAGAATCCGGAACATCTTATGGTTACTGACTAGTAGCGAGTGTAGCTCTAGGGCCACAGTACCACACCAGAGCTTATTAACGAAAGACGAACGTTTGGGATGTCAGTCGGAATTTGTGACTTGGTAGGGAGGTCACAGGATGTTGTCTTCGATGGAGCAGTAAATTAAGGCGTGTCCtacgaaaatgttcaaaaatggctctgagcactatgggacttaacttctgaggtcatcagtcccctagaacttagaaccacttaaacctaactaacctaaggacatcacacatacccatgtccgaggcaggattcgaacctgcgaccgtagcggtcgcgcggttccagactgtagcgcctagaatcgctctgccaccccggccggctacgaaagtgtgttaggacccttgctgctcatgttgtctATGAATGAGCTTGAACGCAATATTAATAACAACTTcggtctttttgcagatgatgcagatatCTGTAGCGAAGTACCCTAGCaccatgatatattttcaaaatggtgCATTAAACGCTCAGAAGTTGTACGCCTCATCAAACGAGAAAACGTACTGTCTTATTACTACAGTGTATGAGTCACAGTAGGAATTAGTCaactcatttaaatatctgggtgtaacagtttgtagtgaTACGAAACTGAATGATCAGGTAGCCTCAATCGTAGTTGAAGCAGGTGGCAGATAGTagttcactgaaatgaaatgaaatgatcgtatggcattgttggccgggaggccccatgcggggaagttcggccgccggattgcaagtcctttttagttgacgccacttcggcgacttgcgagtcaatgatgatgaagaacacacaacacccagtcattacaaggcagagaaaatctgttaccccggcgggaatcgaacccgggaccccgtgcgcgagaagcgagaacgttaccgcaagaccacgagctgcggactagtagTTCATTAGTAGGATACTGTGTAAATGCAGTCAGTGTACTAAAAAGACTGCATGCGTAACAGTCCTTCGATCTATCCTAGAAGACTGGGACACGTAAGAAATATGGCTGACAGGGGaaattgaacgtatacaaagaaacgCGCCACTAATGGTTAAGGATTTGTGTGATCCATAGGAGAGTACCACGGAGATGCTGACAAACCTGGACTGGCAGACGCTTAAAAATGGACACAGACTATGAAACGCTGAAAGCCTACTTTCAAAGAACAACAGCCACCTTTAAGTGACGAATCTAGGATTATACACTCacctgcaaaacgtaaggacgaaagtaacattcTCATGATGTGTCACTTCCAGCTAACATAGCTCGATGAGACTTGGACCATACGCAGAAAGAACTGCTATACTTCTCTACAGTACAGTACAGGCGGCAACTGAAAGAACTAAGAGGTGGGACGAGCAGAAATGACAATTCTATTCAAggacaccgcgatttatgatggtgccCTGGAAATTACAAAAGGAGAGACATGTATCTTAGtgaggtgtgtgatcaccacgaacaGCAATGCACGCTCTGCAAAATACTGCCACGCTAGCCACAAGATGGGTGAGGACCCCTTGCATAGGGTATTCCATTCCCCAGCCTGAAAGGTTGAGAACTACTGGATGGTCACTGGCGCACGTGGACGGGCTGCAGTACGTCCCCCAAAGCATCTCACACGTGTTCGGTCGGATTTAAGTCGGGGcagcgggcaggccagtccattcgcctgaCATCCACCGTTTCAAGAGCTCCTCCATCTAAGCTGATCGATGCGATCGAgcgttgtcatccttaaaaatggaACATGACCCAAATGCACCCCTGGGAATATCCACGTGGGGAAGGAGTAAAGTGTCTCAACAACGACGCCCAGTAACTGTaccgttttcaaagatttggaggtcagtacgaccACGCAACATTACGCCTCCCCACGCCATGACATCTGGACCatgaaaacgatcatgttcgacaatgttcctgggtgcattacgtgttccgatCTCTCGCCATTTGAAGGAAagagtacgtccagaatcactactcggaCTGAGTCATTTCACTTCCGAGAAGAGCATGTGGTCCCACTCGTCGTTCGTCAAGCCCCAATGCTCTAACCATCGCAAATCTTGCCGGCGAGGTGTGGGTGTGTCGACCGAACACATAGCACTGGTCATTGAGCACATAGACCACCGCCGTGCAATTACCGTGCCACAAGGTGTTCTTCATTACATGGCCCGCAGACAACGTTTGGATCACTTCACACAGGGAAGCATCAtagggaactggaagaaggatggaGTTTGACGAGTTTAGCCAGGAGTTTGGTGTTGCTCATAGGCCCCGGGTGTAGGCaatattcctttagaactactgatagtcttgggagagccaggcatgacaaaactctactatatgATGAGCatgctgtatgagacaggcgaaataccctcagacttcaagaagaatatagtaattccaataccaaaaGGAGCAGGTGTCGATAGTTGTGAAaatcaccaaactatcagtttaataagtcacagctgcaaaatactcgcacaaattctttacagacgaatggaaaaagtggtagaagccgaactcggggaagatcagtttggattccacagaaatgttggaacacgtgaggcaatactgaccctacgacttatcttggaagatagattaaggaaaggcagacctacttttctagcatttgtagacttagagaaagcttttgacaactttgactggaatactctctttcaaattctgaaggtgtcaggggtaaaatacagggagcgaaaggctatttacaatttgtacagaaaccagatggcagttataagagtcgagtggcaggaaagggaagcagtggttgggaagggagtgagacagagttgtggcctctccccgatgttgttcaatctgtatattgagcaagcagtaaaggaaacaaaagaaaaatttggagtaggaattaaaatccatggagaagaaataaaaactttgaggtttgccgacgatattgtaattctgtcagagacagcaaaggacctggaagagcacctgaacggaatggacagtttgttgaacggaggatataagatgaacatcaacaaaagcaaaacaaggataacggaatgtagtcgaatgatgctgagggaattagattaggaaatgagacacccccccccccctctcttatcATCCCTCTATCCCTAGCTCCCACGCTGGGTGCACATTTGTTCATTTGCCCCATGCTCTCTGTAGCTCTGTAAGCTTCACAACCCCGCTCTCGACTTTTAGTTCTGAGCTAAGCGATGTTACGTCAAGTACACGTGCCGTCTGGTGTGAAAATACCGCCACTTTACTCTCGCGGTACTTCTGTTTAGTGACGATCGGCTGACGTCCGTTGTGAATCGACCGCTGTACTGCGTTCTCGCAGGAGCAGCCTGGCGCGTTGCCATGGGAACGAGACCCGCGGCGCTAGAGGTCGCCTGAGTTTCATTCTCAGACACACCCGCCGCTCTGCATCTATCGCCCCATTCCGTTCGACACTCTTTTCCGCAAACTTCCCTGAGCTACTTTTTCCTCCCCTGAACAGCAGGTTACAAATGGTATTCACACCCTAATGTACTGGCAGCAAGTATGCCGAGGATAGCTTCCTTGTGGAAACGTAGGCTTTCTCAGAGTTTTCACTGATCAAATGTACTGAGTATACGAGCTGACAAAAAGCGTCGTCTTGAATCAGCGTTACGATATGTTTCCTGTCTGTCACCTTCAGACGAAAACTCATGgacgtgatgaggaaagtactagCCTAAGCGATGCTTCAAGACGACAAAACGTTTTAAAGACGAGTGGAAACGAGACATCAACAAGCGCCACCGTCTCTTCTGCTGATGCATAGAGGGCTGAGAAATTTAAAGAGGAAGCCAATTTGTGCTTTAGAAATCAAGATTATAATGAAGCAATTGACTTTTATACACAAGCAATTGAAGCAAATCCAAATGTTCCTGTTTATTATGCCAACAGGAGTTTTGCATACTTAAGAACAGAATGCTTTGGTTATGCACTGACAGATGCTTCTAAGGCGATAAGCTTAGACAAGACGTACATTAAAGGATATTATCGGAGAGCAGCAGCATATATGTCACTtgggaaattcaaaatggttcaaatggctctgagcactttgggacttaacttctgaggtcatcagtcccctagaacttagaactacttaaacctaactaacctaaggacatcacacacatccatgcccgaggcaggattcgaacccgcgaccgtagcggtcgcccggttccagactgtagcgcctagaaccggtcggccactccggccggctgggaaatTCAAATTGGCTTTGAAAGATTTTGAAGCTGTTACAAAAGCTGGACCGAATGTTGAAGATGCAAAAGCCAAATATGCCCAGTGTAACAAAATGGTGAAGAAAATTGCATCTGAGAAGGCCATTGCAGTCGATCATGGGAAGAAAAGTATAGCTGACAGAATTGAACTGGAAAACATGACCATAGAAGATGATTATGATGGACCCAAATTAGAAGATGGGAAGGTTACGTTGCAATTCATGGTAGACCTTATGCAACAGTATAAAGAACAACGTGAGCTTCACAGGAAGTATGCATACAAGATATTATTATATGTGAAACAACTTTTTACGaaaaaaccatcccttgcagacattaaCATTCCAGATGGTAAGAAATTCACAGTGTGTGGAGATATAGATGGCCAGTACTATGATCTCATGAATATATTTGAACTTAACGGAATTCCTTCAGAAGAAAATCCTTATCTTTTTAATGGGGACTTTGTAGACAGAGGTTCATTCTCAGTTGAATATATATTTACATTATTTGGTTTCAAGTTACTATATCCTAATCATTTCTTCATGGCATGTGGTAACCACGAAAGTAGAGTGATGAATGAGATGTATGGCTTTGAAGGAGAGGTGAAGGCGAAGTACACTGCGCAGATGGCTGAACTTTTTACAGGGTTTACAACTGGTTGCCGCTGTGCCATTGTTTAAATAATAGAGTGCTAGTTATGCGTGGTGGTATGTTTTCAGACGATAGTGTCACACTGGAAGATTTGAGAAAGATTGATAGGAACAGGCAACCGCCAGAAGAAGGTTTAATGTGTGAGTTATTGTGGTCTGATCCACAACCTCAGCCTGGCAGAGAACCAAGCAAGCGAGGTCCTGGCATACAGTTTGGTCCAGACGTTACAAAGAAATTTCTTGACCTTAATGGTCTAGATTAAATTACAAGGAGCCatgaaatgaaaaatgaagaaTTGAAACAGCTCACGATGGACGCTGCATAACAGTATTCTCCGCTCCAAATTACTGTGATTCGATGGGGAACAAAGGTGCATTTATTACACTTAATGGCAGAGATATGAAACCTAAATTCACATCATACGAAGCAGTGCCTCATCCCAACTTGAAACCAATGGCAAATGCAAATGTTCTAATGCGTTACATTATGTAGTGTATTGCTTTGAAATACACTTTTACTCGCACTTTGCACGTTACCAGGAAGTGTTGAAGAGATCGCCGGAAGAAAATGTTCACCCACATAAGCGTATTTTGAGTTATTACttgttatatacactgatcagcgagagcattatgaccaccgacctaccatcGGTATAAACCTGTCCAGCGATAGAaatgtcacctggcgaggaatgactgctagtcagacacacacggtgcatgtacactgctggccaccgtaaatgcaacaccctgaaggaagcatccgaatcaagggaaatttacaccatgggtttgcagcgatgagatatgcaactgattagaatttcagcgcagacgcacatcacgcgcgcctgtggcgccacctcatagcgccatttaaggcttggcgatttcgacgagtgtacgttcggcacgtgtgtttaccttgtggttgtttcacaagacgatcagttatgcctcgtagacaacagcgaacatcgtttgatcaagtatccgagttcgacagaggaaggatagtggcttaccgagattgtggattatcatacagagaaatcgctagtcgtgttggacgaaaccaaacaactgtaatgcggatatgtgaccgttggatgcaggagggtacgacggaccgacgtggtcgatcgcattcacctcggtgcaccactgcacgtgctgataggcaaattgtgcgcatggcagtgacggatcgctcagtgacatcccgaaccatagcacagcacattgcgtctgtaacgcatcatccagtgtctgcgcgtaccattcgacgccgtttacagcagagtggtctgtccgcaagacgtccattgcttcgtctaccattgacgcagaaccacagacgtctccgtcgccaatggtgtgatgacagacggatgtggacggcagaatggaatgacgttgtctttactgacgaggcacgcttctgtctgcagcaccacgatggtcggattcgagtgtggagacaccgtggacagAGGATGCTGgatagctgcattat
This window contains:
- the LOC126203418 gene encoding serine/threonine-protein phosphatase 5-like → MVKKIASEKAIAVDHGKKSIADRIELENMTIEDDYDGPKLEDGKVTLQFMVDLMQQYKEQRELHRKYAYKILLYVKQLFTKKPSLADINIPDGKKFTVCGDIDGQYYDLMNIFELNGIPSEENPYLFNGDFVDRGSFSVEYIFTLFGFKLLYPNHFFMACGNHESRVMNEMYGFEGEVKAKYTAQMAELFTGFTTGCRCAIV